A region from the Oceanidesulfovibrio marinus genome encodes:
- a CDS encoding molybdenum cofactor biosynthesis protein MoaE codes for MSADAAIAAIKQEPGFAENVGMILVHNGVVRATSRKDKRAVTAVDVTPDQDRIEALRQEFESYPGIFRVYAEARGGHLVPGDDVLLLVVAGDIRENVKAALAEFLDRVKSEAVSKVEHMAE; via the coding sequence ATGAGCGCAGACGCCGCCATCGCGGCCATAAAACAGGAACCCGGCTTTGCCGAGAACGTCGGCATGATTCTCGTCCACAACGGCGTGGTGCGCGCCACCTCCCGCAAGGACAAGCGCGCGGTCACCGCCGTGGACGTCACCCCCGACCAGGATCGCATCGAAGCGTTGCGGCAGGAGTTCGAGAGCTATCCCGGTATCTTCCGCGTGTATGCCGAAGCCCGCGGCGGCCATCTCGTTCCTGGCGACGACGTGCTCCTGCTCGTCGTAGCCGGCGACATTCGCGAGAATGTGAAGGCCGCCCTGGCCGAGTTCCTCGACCGGGTCAAGAGCGAGGCCGTCAGCAAAGTCGAGCACATGGCCGAGTAG
- a CDS encoding glycosyltransferase family 9 protein yields the protein MRSAPIDFSCILVCQLSLLGDVLLATPAIECLARAYPGAEIHVLTDTRAALLLENNPHITRIHAVNAADTTGIVRALRIALRMTRSMRFDLVVDYQRTVLTRIVAMLSGAQVRIADTSGLHLRPFYTHMVTRRPGYAARSKVDLLAPLGIEWQGERPRIYLDEGDRAEALTELDALFSGEASRGGEIPVAEQNAEAGGAVVGQDEEHGSAAGSRRGAWRGRLVSVDPTQARPCRRWPEERFARLLAMVWRAHPKLVYLLLHGPGEEEVVQTVHRAAVEQGVPAGSIRYAAQPLPLRTAAACIEAAVLHVGNCSLPRHLAVAVSTPSLTVMGPTDEVSWTYPWSVWGGEPHEAAMSPLSCAPCAVAGSKGDCGEPLCMEALEVDAAYSALERVLSATEGGAT from the coding sequence ATGCGCTCCGCGCCGATTGATTTTTCTTGTATTCTTGTCTGCCAGCTCTCGCTTCTGGGCGATGTGCTCCTAGCCACGCCGGCCATCGAGTGCCTGGCGCGGGCCTACCCCGGGGCCGAGATCCATGTGCTGACGGACACGCGCGCCGCGCTGCTGCTGGAGAACAATCCGCATATTACGCGAATCCATGCGGTGAATGCGGCGGACACCACCGGGATTGTCCGCGCGCTGCGTATTGCCTTGCGGATGACACGGAGCATGCGTTTCGACCTCGTGGTGGATTATCAGCGCACCGTGCTTACGCGGATAGTGGCGATGCTCTCCGGCGCGCAGGTGCGAATTGCCGATACGAGCGGTCTCCACCTGCGGCCGTTCTACACGCACATGGTCACGCGCCGGCCGGGCTACGCCGCCAGGAGCAAGGTGGACCTGCTGGCTCCGCTAGGCATCGAGTGGCAGGGCGAGCGGCCGCGCATCTACCTGGACGAGGGCGACCGCGCCGAGGCGCTTACGGAGCTCGATGCATTGTTTTCCGGGGAGGCGAGCCGCGGGGGCGAGATCCCGGTTGCGGAACAGAATGCAGAGGCCGGTGGGGCGGTGGTAGGCCAGGATGAGGAACACGGATCGGCAGCCGGGTCCCGCCGCGGCGCATGGCGCGGCCGGCTGGTAAGCGTGGACCCCACGCAGGCGCGGCCGTGTCGGCGCTGGCCGGAGGAGCGTTTCGCCCGGCTTTTGGCCATGGTCTGGCGGGCGCATCCCAAGCTGGTTTATCTGCTGCTGCACGGACCGGGCGAAGAAGAGGTCGTCCAGACTGTGCATCGCGCCGCCGTGGAGCAGGGCGTTCCGGCCGGCTCCATCAGGTATGCGGCGCAGCCGCTTCCGTTGCGCACAGCCGCGGCGTGCATCGAAGCCGCGGTGCTGCACGTGGGCAACTGCTCTTTGCCGCGGCATCTGGCCGTGGCCGTGAGCACGCCGAGCCTCACGGTGATGGGGCCGACCGATGAAGTCTCGTGGACGTATCCCTGGAGCGTATGGGGCGGCGAACCGCACGAGGCGGCAATGTCGCCGCTTTCCTGTGCGCCGTGCGCCGTGGCCGGATCGAAAGGGGACTGCGGCGAGCCGCTCTGCATGGAAGCGTTGGAGGTGGATGCGGCGTACTCCGCCCTGGAGCGGGTGTTGTCCGCTACGGAAGGCGGCGCAACCTAG
- a CDS encoding SpoIIE family protein phosphatase, which yields MSFRWKIFFIVLAFSLVPVGVVSLVNHSITESAGELISTGAANAMEDVVRNDLIQMVSNLATGINKQKQTLLFTVGVLADETQRALTEPPARVLEPIYSTQEFGNPGAAPDDATEDPVYSPPQQETTAVSRQHPVMFYADKRPMKQADGSYPADVRGLSATASLMRRILKTFPHTVFRVYITLENGLHCSLPGHAAYPEGYDPRERPWYRRAVTTGTLVWTLPLQDVATNRMIVTASAPIRDVSGRIIGVAALDVLDTVAMGGREITDRWGSSARAFLVYPMQNPVTGAMDLQVAASQPPMKRDSVFQDDASQEDNGVLHPWLPGLKPDDKARLLDRLDDDRPGAMEVLYDSDENLLAYASSDSISFLLLVPQSVYMSLPNEVHEAVTDVTRLNILVSGAAMALILIAVLLLVYFGARRYTVHFLQIADAARRLGEGDFSVRLNMHLKDERDLIVGALNEMGPKLQDHMHLRHTLAVAEEVQRNLLPGTPPRLEHFDIQGASLYCDETGGDYYDFVPVTHDGLSTMAVIVGDVSGHGVPSALLMATARALLRCLCAVPCQDMSMAQRVGLANRLLCDDVAGTGRFMTLFLLELDDANNTMRWVRGGHDPALLYHPASETLEYLYGDGVVLGVISDFQYTEHEARLDEPGDLLVLGTDGIWEARNANGDMYGKDRFEATVRANAHLDANGIFDAVITDLETFAAGTPFEDDVTLVVIKRR from the coding sequence ATGAGCTTTCGCTGGAAAATATTCTTCATCGTCCTGGCGTTCAGCCTGGTGCCCGTGGGCGTCGTGTCCCTCGTCAACCACTCCATTACGGAGAGCGCAGGCGAGCTCATATCCACAGGCGCGGCCAACGCCATGGAAGACGTGGTGCGCAACGACCTCATCCAGATGGTCTCCAACCTCGCCACGGGTATTAACAAGCAGAAGCAGACGCTGCTCTTCACCGTGGGCGTGCTTGCCGACGAGACACAGCGCGCCCTGACCGAACCGCCGGCCCGAGTCCTCGAACCGATCTATTCCACCCAGGAGTTCGGAAACCCCGGCGCGGCACCGGATGACGCCACCGAGGACCCCGTCTACTCACCGCCTCAACAAGAAACCACCGCCGTCAGCCGGCAACACCCGGTCATGTTTTATGCCGACAAGCGCCCCATGAAGCAGGCCGACGGCTCCTACCCGGCGGACGTGCGCGGCCTTTCCGCCACGGCATCCCTCATGCGCCGCATCCTGAAGACCTTTCCCCACACCGTGTTCCGGGTCTACATCACGCTGGAGAACGGTCTGCACTGCTCCCTGCCGGGCCACGCCGCCTATCCCGAGGGCTATGACCCGCGCGAGCGACCGTGGTACCGCCGCGCCGTGACCACCGGCACCTTGGTATGGACGCTGCCGCTGCAGGATGTGGCCACGAACCGGATGATCGTCACGGCTTCGGCCCCCATCCGCGACGTCTCCGGCCGCATCATCGGCGTGGCCGCCCTCGATGTGCTCGACACCGTGGCCATGGGCGGCCGGGAGATCACCGACCGTTGGGGCAGCTCGGCCCGCGCCTTTCTCGTTTACCCCATGCAGAACCCCGTCACCGGGGCCATGGACCTGCAGGTGGCGGCCAGCCAGCCGCCGATGAAACGCGACAGCGTCTTCCAGGATGACGCCTCCCAGGAAGACAACGGCGTGCTGCATCCCTGGCTCCCGGGCCTGAAGCCGGACGACAAGGCCCGCCTGCTGGACCGCCTGGACGACGACAGGCCAGGCGCCATGGAGGTCCTCTACGACAGCGACGAAAATCTGCTCGCCTACGCCTCCTCCGACTCGATCAGCTTCCTGCTCCTCGTCCCCCAGTCCGTGTACATGTCGCTGCCCAACGAGGTGCACGAGGCCGTGACCGACGTCACACGGCTCAACATCCTGGTCTCCGGCGCGGCAATGGCCCTCATCCTCATCGCGGTGCTCCTGCTCGTCTACTTCGGCGCACGCCGTTACACCGTCCATTTCCTGCAGATTGCGGACGCCGCGCGCCGCCTGGGTGAAGGCGATTTTTCTGTCCGGCTCAACATGCACCTCAAGGACGAGCGCGACCTGATCGTCGGGGCGCTCAACGAAATGGGCCCCAAGCTGCAGGACCACATGCATCTGCGCCATACGCTGGCCGTGGCCGAGGAGGTGCAACGGAACCTCCTGCCCGGCACGCCGCCCCGGCTGGAGCACTTCGACATCCAGGGGGCCTCCCTCTACTGCGACGAAACCGGCGGCGACTACTACGATTTCGTGCCTGTCACCCACGACGGCCTCTCCACCATGGCCGTCATCGTGGGCGACGTGTCCGGCCACGGCGTGCCCTCGGCCCTGCTCATGGCCACGGCGCGCGCCCTGTTGCGCTGCCTGTGCGCCGTGCCCTGCCAGGATATGTCCATGGCCCAGCGCGTGGGCCTGGCCAACCGCCTGCTCTGCGACGACGTCGCCGGCACCGGCCGCTTTATGACGCTCTTCCTGCTGGAACTCGACGATGCCAACAACACCATGCGCTGGGTCCGCGGCGGCCATGATCCCGCCCTGCTCTATCACCCGGCCAGCGAAACGCTGGAGTACCTCTACGGCGACGGCGTCGTGCTCGGCGTGATCTCGGATTTCCAGTATACCGAGCACGAAGCCCGGCTGGATGAACCCGGCGACCTGCTCGTCCTGGGCACCGACGGCATCTGGGAAGCGCGTAACGCCAACGGCGACATGTACGGCAAGGACCGCTTCGAGGCGACCGTCCGCGCCAACGCCCACCTCGACGCCAACGGCATCTTCGACGCCGTCATCACCGATCTGGAAACATTCGCAGCCGGCACTCCCTTTGAAGACGACGTCACCCTGGTCGTCATCAAACGGCGGTAG
- the tssH gene encoding type VI secretion system ATPase TssH, with product MLKVDLKRLLERLNPYCMDVMQTAATSTSARGHYEVRIEHVLLVLAEDAANDFGLILAGFGLDGRELAPLLESTLSALPGGSTGRPVMSPLLIDLLQEAWLVASIELGESALRSGAILLALLGSQSVDSSSPAVEYLRRVSREQLAARFEDLVSLSVESAAAERLRDAPAPAGAPGVIPGPSPTGEYLRRYTVDLCEKAREGSIDPVFGREEELRRLIDILARRRKNNPILVGDAGVGKTAVVEGLALRMVEDENQPPAERRLPSMLWDVTLVALDVGLLEAGAGLKGEFEDRLQRVLADIQASPTPIILFIDEAHTLIGAGGRPGGSDAANLLKPVLARGEIRTIAATTWREYKRYFERDAALSRRFQPVVLDEPSVHATAQILRGLKPRYEEDHGVTIREDAVEAAAQLAARYITGRFLPDKAVDLLDTAAARVQLSLSGRPELLDKEERDIEDMRREIEGLMRDRRGGLPVDEKALHSAWARLDAMKQEARTLRERWRREKLLVERLVTLRGVMSRVARAPGLLRETDPEDVRAELAECLVELDRVQGDSPLVRHEVDPDTVARVVSQWTGIPLGKVRRDEAASVLGLKFALRERIRGQDTALEILTRAIRASKSGLKEPDAPLGVFLLAGPSGVGKTETARAVSEILFGEEASLLALSMSEYQERHSVSRLIGSPPGYVGFGEGGVLTDALRRRPYSVVLLDEAEKAHPEILSIFHQIFDKGRVSDAEGRAVDCRHSLFFLTTTVSDQPDPDADALDNGADAEPERQSPDSAASEDTERRALIERLQPQLAEFFPQALLARTTIVPFLPLSPDALQDIVSLKLTRLAIQAEEGKRMLLEFSPDVVHAVAHMAAISGSGARGVDNVLRVEVLPRLAEAILRNTGHDQRDSSREPRAQRMLRVECTPDDAPTALSWRFSVRELLPEN from the coding sequence ATGCTCAAAGTGGACCTCAAACGCCTTCTGGAGCGGCTCAACCCGTACTGCATGGACGTCATGCAGACGGCGGCCACCAGCACATCCGCCCGCGGCCACTACGAGGTTCGCATCGAGCATGTGCTTCTCGTGCTCGCCGAGGATGCGGCCAACGACTTCGGGTTGATCCTGGCCGGTTTCGGGCTGGACGGACGCGAGCTTGCGCCGCTTCTCGAATCGACCCTTTCCGCGCTGCCCGGCGGCTCCACCGGCCGTCCGGTCATGTCCCCGCTGCTCATCGACCTCTTGCAGGAGGCATGGCTCGTCGCCTCCATCGAGCTCGGCGAGTCGGCCCTCCGCTCCGGCGCAATCCTCCTGGCCCTGCTCGGCAGCCAGTCCGTGGACAGCTCGTCACCGGCCGTGGAGTACCTGCGCCGCGTCAGCAGGGAGCAGCTCGCCGCGCGGTTCGAGGATCTCGTCTCCCTTTCCGTGGAGAGCGCCGCGGCAGAGCGGTTGCGCGATGCTCCGGCGCCGGCCGGCGCTCCCGGCGTCATTCCCGGCCCCAGCCCCACCGGCGAGTACCTGCGCCGCTACACTGTTGATCTGTGCGAGAAGGCCCGCGAAGGCTCCATCGACCCGGTGTTCGGCCGGGAGGAGGAGTTGCGCCGGCTCATCGATATTCTGGCCCGCCGCCGCAAGAACAACCCCATCCTCGTGGGCGACGCCGGCGTGGGCAAAACCGCGGTGGTGGAAGGGCTGGCCCTGCGCATGGTGGAGGACGAGAACCAGCCCCCGGCCGAGCGGCGGCTGCCCTCCATGCTTTGGGACGTCACTCTGGTGGCCCTGGACGTGGGCCTGCTGGAGGCCGGCGCCGGGCTCAAGGGCGAGTTCGAGGACCGGCTTCAGCGCGTGCTCGCCGATATCCAGGCCTCACCCACGCCCATCATCCTTTTCATCGACGAGGCCCACACCCTTATCGGGGCCGGCGGACGGCCCGGCGGCAGCGACGCTGCCAACCTGCTCAAGCCGGTGCTGGCCCGTGGCGAGATACGCACCATCGCCGCCACCACCTGGCGCGAGTACAAACGCTACTTCGAGCGCGACGCCGCCTTGTCGCGCCGCTTCCAGCCAGTGGTTTTGGACGAGCCATCGGTGCATGCCACGGCCCAGATCCTCCGAGGGCTCAAGCCCCGCTACGAGGAGGACCATGGCGTGACCATCCGCGAGGACGCCGTGGAGGCAGCGGCCCAGCTCGCCGCGCGCTACATCACCGGCCGCTTCCTGCCGGACAAGGCCGTGGATCTGCTGGACACCGCGGCGGCGCGCGTGCAGCTCAGCCTCTCGGGTCGGCCCGAGCTTCTGGACAAGGAGGAGCGGGACATCGAGGACATGCGCCGCGAGATAGAAGGACTCATGCGCGACCGTCGGGGCGGGTTGCCCGTGGACGAGAAGGCTCTGCACTCCGCCTGGGCGCGGCTCGACGCCATGAAGCAGGAGGCCCGTACCCTGCGTGAACGCTGGCGCAGGGAGAAGCTGCTGGTGGAGCGCCTCGTCACTCTGCGCGGGGTCATGTCCCGCGTGGCCAGGGCTCCCGGCTTGCTGCGGGAGACCGACCCCGAGGATGTGCGCGCCGAACTGGCCGAATGTCTGGTCGAGCTGGATCGCGTGCAGGGCGACTCGCCGTTGGTGCGGCACGAGGTGGACCCGGACACCGTGGCCCGTGTAGTCTCGCAGTGGACCGGCATCCCCCTGGGCAAGGTCCGGCGGGACGAGGCCGCCTCGGTGCTGGGCCTCAAGTTCGCCCTGCGTGAGCGCATCCGCGGCCAGGATACCGCCCTGGAAATCCTCACCCGCGCCATCCGCGCCTCCAAGTCCGGCCTCAAGGAGCCGGACGCGCCGCTCGGCGTGTTCCTGCTCGCCGGGCCCTCCGGCGTGGGCAAGACCGAGACGGCCCGCGCCGTCTCCGAAATACTTTTCGGTGAGGAAGCCTCGCTGCTGGCCCTGTCCATGAGCGAGTACCAGGAGCGCCACTCCGTCTCGCGGCTCATCGGCTCGCCGCCCGGCTACGTGGGCTTTGGCGAGGGCGGTGTGCTCACCGACGCGCTACGCCGGCGGCCGTACTCCGTGGTGCTGCTGGACGAGGCGGAAAAGGCCCACCCCGAGATACTCAGCATCTTCCACCAGATTTTCGACAAGGGTCGGGTGAGCGACGCCGAGGGCCGCGCTGTGGACTGCCGGCACTCGCTCTTCTTCCTGACCACCACGGTATCGGACCAGCCCGACCCGGACGCCGACGCGCTGGACAACGGCGCCGATGCCGAGCCAGAGCGCCAGTCGCCCGACAGCGCAGCTTCCGAGGACACGGAGCGCCGCGCCCTCATTGAGCGTCTGCAGCCGCAGCTCGCCGAGTTCTTCCCCCAGGCCCTGCTGGCGCGCACCACTATCGTACCGTTTCTGCCCCTTTCCCCGGACGCGCTCCAGGACATCGTCTCCCTCAAGCTCACCCGCCTCGCCATCCAGGCCGAAGAAGGCAAGCGCATGCTCCTGGAGTTCTCGCCGGACGTGGTGCACGCTGTGGCCCACATGGCTGCTATCAGCGGCAGCGGCGCGCGCGGTGTGGACAACGTGCTGCGCGTCGAGGTGCTGCCCCGCCTGGCCGAAGCCATCCTGCGCAACACCGGCCACGACCAGCGCGACTCCAGCCGCGAACCCCGTGCCCAACGCATGCTGCGCGTGGAATGCACGCCCGACGACGCCCCGACCGCTCTGTCCTGGCGCTTCTCAGTCCGGGAACTCCTCCCGGAGAATTAG
- a CDS encoding MBL fold metallo-hydrolase, which yields MEIAYVHHDCFIIFLEDALNTAFLFDFPDAAHRPESAAGYVRDQLAGRRVFCFFSHSHADHFSPEVRELLAGAESVNYVVSDDVASMSELFDPELHDDVSVVEPDETIHVDELAITGYESTDLGVGFLIKLTGTTIWFSGDVARWSWEEQDEASRAFADSHFAKTLDSLKAATTRLDVAFVTADPRLPHWAGGIDFDRAVRPCVLVPMHAFGRLDELKKFAAEVNDPSRLFLYESQGDRYRPSL from the coding sequence ATGGAAATCGCCTACGTCCACCACGATTGCTTTATCATTTTTCTTGAGGACGCACTGAACACCGCGTTCCTGTTCGATTTTCCGGATGCGGCGCACCGCCCGGAATCCGCGGCAGGCTATGTGCGCGATCAGCTGGCCGGGCGCCGCGTTTTCTGCTTCTTCTCCCACAGCCACGCCGACCACTTCAGCCCGGAGGTGCGCGAGCTCCTGGCCGGAGCCGAATCGGTCAACTATGTGGTCTCCGACGACGTGGCCTCCATGTCCGAGCTTTTTGATCCCGAACTCCATGACGACGTGAGCGTGGTGGAGCCGGACGAGACCATCCACGTGGATGAGCTGGCCATTACCGGCTACGAGTCCACAGACCTTGGCGTGGGCTTCCTCATCAAGCTCACCGGGACCACCATCTGGTTCTCCGGCGATGTGGCCCGCTGGAGCTGGGAGGAGCAGGACGAGGCCTCGCGCGCCTTTGCGGACTCCCACTTCGCAAAGACCCTGGATTCCCTCAAGGCCGCCACCACCCGGCTGGACGTCGCCTTTGTGACCGCCGACCCCAGGCTGCCGCACTGGGCAGGTGGCATCGACTTCGACCGCGCCGTGCGTCCATGCGTCCTGGTGCCCATGCACGCCTTTGGCCGTCTGGACGAGCTGAAGAAGTTCGCCGCCGAGGTGAACGATCCCTCCCGGCTGTTCCTGTACGAGTCCCAGGGAGACAGGTACCGGCCGTCGTTGTAG
- a CDS encoding zinc-ribbon domain-containing protein produces MRFKCNSCQRDLNIPDSKLPDAPKFKVKCPHCRKEIVVNRAEKGQDLGGEAMGKSGSVPYSTIEPEVFPPGASVAFLLISDKRWSEAAQNGLKQAEYYISQARGPEEAVLKLRLNEYDLVMVEDTPANQVVIEEIGTWTGLRRRSLNFILIGDEAASLDPQIAFRKAINSYLNINDAGRAETLMDNVIKGYGVYYRWFAQVQEVFS; encoded by the coding sequence ATGCGCTTCAAGTGCAACAGCTGTCAGCGCGATCTGAATATTCCGGACTCGAAGCTGCCCGACGCGCCGAAGTTCAAGGTCAAATGCCCCCACTGCCGCAAGGAGATCGTGGTCAACCGCGCGGAAAAGGGCCAGGACCTGGGCGGCGAAGCCATGGGCAAGTCCGGTTCCGTGCCGTACTCCACCATCGAGCCCGAGGTCTTTCCTCCCGGCGCCAGCGTGGCGTTTCTGCTCATCAGCGACAAGCGCTGGTCCGAGGCGGCGCAGAACGGCCTCAAGCAGGCCGAGTACTACATCAGCCAGGCGCGTGGACCGGAAGAAGCCGTGCTCAAGCTCCGGCTCAACGAGTACGACCTGGTGATGGTCGAGGACACTCCGGCGAACCAGGTCGTGATCGAGGAGATAGGTACCTGGACAGGCCTGCGGCGGCGCAGCCTCAACTTCATCCTGATTGGCGACGAGGCGGCCAGCCTCGATCCGCAGATAGCGTTCCGCAAGGCCATCAACTCCTACCTCAACATCAACGATGCCGGACGCGCCGAAACGCTCATGGACAACGTGATCAAGGGGTACGGCGTCTACTACCGCTGGTTTGCGCAGGTCCAGGAGGTCTTCAGTTAG
- a CDS encoding type IV pilus twitching motility protein PilT, which yields MLRAQLDHIISQVLDFEPETSDIHFAAYKPLQAEVHGELKDVPLRPNLGPLLPFQTEAVAMVMMGQNLRLYRDLIEQGSCDLAYSLTGRARFRVNVFSRTGSLSIVMRQLPYKVPTIAEMNLPDIFYEMAKEKFGLVLVTGATGSGKSTSLASLIDEINLHRPVHIVTLEDPVEFMHEHKKATINQRELGMDFDEFASGLRAALRQAPKVILVGEIRDRETIEIALSAAETGHLVLGTLHTADAGQTVNRIIGMFELSEERLIRTRLAESLKYVISQRLLSKVGGGRVAAFEILRKNLRITDLIVNGEDEEKNFYRVLASSGTYGMVTFDQFIFNLYKQGLITEETAMLTASDRSVLGKMIDKLKSSRGEKVTDIVGLVIDDDYGVEIE from the coding sequence ATGCTTAGGGCGCAGCTCGACCACATCATTTCCCAGGTGCTGGACTTCGAACCCGAGACCTCGGATATCCATTTTGCAGCGTACAAGCCGCTGCAGGCCGAGGTGCACGGCGAGCTCAAGGACGTGCCCCTGCGGCCCAACCTGGGGCCGCTGCTGCCGTTCCAGACAGAAGCCGTGGCCATGGTCATGATGGGCCAGAACCTTCGGCTCTACCGCGACCTCATCGAGCAGGGCTCCTGCGACCTCGCCTACTCCCTGACCGGCCGGGCCCGCTTCCGCGTCAACGTCTTCTCGCGCACCGGCTCGCTCTCCATCGTCATGCGCCAGCTGCCGTATAAGGTGCCCACCATTGCGGAGATGAACCTGCCGGACATCTTCTATGAGATGGCCAAGGAGAAGTTCGGCCTCGTCCTGGTCACGGGCGCCACGGGCTCCGGTAAATCAACTTCGCTGGCCTCGCTCATCGATGAGATCAACCTGCACAGGCCGGTGCACATCGTGACGCTTGAGGACCCGGTGGAGTTCATGCACGAGCACAAGAAGGCTACCATCAACCAGCGCGAGCTGGGTATGGACTTCGACGAGTTCGCCTCCGGACTGCGCGCCGCCCTGCGCCAGGCGCCCAAGGTCATCCTGGTCGGCGAAATCCGCGACCGCGAAACCATCGAGATCGCCCTGTCCGCGGCCGAAACCGGCCACCTCGTGTTGGGCACGTTGCACACGGCTGACGCCGGCCAGACCGTGAACCGCATCATCGGTATGTTCGAGCTCTCCGAGGAACGCCTGATCCGCACGCGCCTGGCCGAGAGTCTCAAGTACGTCATCTCCCAGCGGCTGCTCTCCAAGGTGGGCGGCGGCCGCGTGGCCGCCTTCGAGATCCTGCGCAAGAACCTGCGTATCACCGATCTCATCGTCAACGGCGAGGACGAGGAAAAGAACTTCTACCGCGTGCTCGCTTCCAGCGGCACATACGGCATGGTCACCTTCGACCAGTTCATCTTCAATCTCTACAAGCAGGGGCTCATCACCGAGGAGACGGCCATGCTCACCGCCAGTGACCGCTCCGTGCTCGGCAAGATGATCGACAAGCTGAAGTCCTCGCGCGGCGAGAAGGTCACGGACATCGTGGGCCTCGTCATCGATGACGACTACGGCGTCGAGATAGAGTAG
- a CDS encoding type IV pilus twitching motility protein PilT, whose translation MAQIDAFFKMLHEHGGSDLHLSSGSQPIIRLQGELQRVKFKMLEHEELKRLLYEITPENKIKEFEESGDIDFSYEVPNLARYRVNFYLQSRGIAAAFREIPEEILTIEQLELPQLLAQLAMLPKGLVLVTGPTGSGKSTTLAAIMDYANKVRKDHILSIEDPIEFVHQPKNCLINQREVGRDTKTFSAALRGALREDPDIVLVGEMRDLETIKLALEAAETGHLVFSTLHTISAAKTIDRIIEVFPGDQQGQIRSALSESLRAVISQTLFKRIDRPGRVAALEILICVPAVRNLIRDNKSYQINSVIETGRNYGMQTLDDEIMRLLKKGIIDPNDAYNKAVEKKKFRDFLTRPPEDFTEQYQNA comes from the coding sequence ATGGCCCAGATAGACGCCTTCTTCAAGATGCTCCACGAGCACGGCGGTTCCGACCTCCACCTCTCCAGCGGTTCGCAGCCCATCATCCGGCTCCAGGGCGAGCTCCAGCGCGTCAAGTTCAAGATGCTGGAGCACGAGGAGCTCAAACGCCTGCTCTACGAGATCACGCCCGAGAACAAAATCAAGGAGTTCGAGGAAAGCGGCGACATCGACTTTTCCTACGAGGTGCCCAACCTGGCGCGCTACCGCGTGAACTTCTATCTGCAGAGCCGGGGCATCGCCGCCGCCTTTCGTGAAATTCCCGAGGAGATTCTGACCATCGAGCAGCTGGAGCTGCCGCAGCTTCTGGCGCAACTGGCCATGCTGCCCAAGGGCCTGGTGCTGGTCACGGGTCCCACAGGCTCGGGTAAGTCCACCACGCTCGCGGCGATCATGGACTACGCCAACAAGGTGCGTAAGGACCACATCCTCTCCATCGAGGACCCCATCGAGTTCGTGCACCAGCCCAAGAACTGCCTCATCAACCAGCGCGAGGTGGGCCGCGACACCAAGACCTTCTCCGCCGCGCTGCGCGGCGCACTCCGCGAGGACCCGGACATCGTCCTGGTCGGCGAGATGCGCGACCTGGAAACCATCAAGCTGGCTCTGGAAGCGGCCGAAACCGGCCACCTCGTCTTCTCCACGCTCCACACCATTTCCGCGGCCAAGACCATCGACCGCATCATCGAGGTTTTTCCGGGCGACCAGCAGGGGCAGATCCGCTCCGCCCTGTCCGAGTCGTTGCGCGCGGTCATCTCCCAGACGCTGTTCAAGCGCATCGACCGCCCCGGCCGCGTCGCCGCCCTGGAGATACTCATCTGCGTGCCTGCGGTGCGCAACCTGATCCGCGACAACAAGTCCTACCAGATCAACTCCGTCATCGAGACCGGCAGGAACTACGGCATGCAGACCCTCGACGACGAGATCATGCGCTTGTTGAAGAAGGGCATCATCGATCCCAACGACGCGTACAACAAGGCCGTGGAAAAGAAGAAGTTCCGCGACTTCCTGACGAGGCCGCCGGAGGACTTCACGGAGCAATACCAGAATGCTTAG
- a CDS encoding MTH1187 family thiamine-binding protein, protein MSAILNLSIFPLDQGEELGVYVARAMDVIEASGLPYVMGPMGTAVEADTVKEVLDVAHKCFEALEPDCHRVYMMMNVDHRKDRTNGLRIKVDSVKAKMGGGKA, encoded by the coding sequence ATGAGCGCTATATTGAATCTCTCCATATTCCCGCTGGACCAGGGCGAAGAGCTGGGCGTGTACGTCGCTCGCGCCATGGACGTGATCGAGGCCAGCGGCCTGCCGTATGTCATGGGCCCCATGGGCACTGCCGTGGAGGCCGACACCGTGAAGGAGGTCCTGGACGTGGCGCACAAATGCTTTGAAGCGTTGGAGCCCGACTGCCACCGCGTGTATATGATGATGAACGTGGACCACCGCAAGGACCGCACCAACGGCCTGCGCATCAAGGTGGATTCCGTGAAGGCCAAAATGGGCGGAGGCAAGGCGTAA